GGATCGCTCCCGGTCGCAGGCTCTCCGGTCGCGACACCGGCGGCCTTGCCGCGCTCCCGCTGCCGCCGACTCCTTCCTCCACTCCCGGCCTGTCGCCTTCGCTCCGCTCCCACACCTGCGCGCCGTCCGGTCCCGCTCGACCCCCAAGGGTGACGCTCAGACGCCGCTGGGCTGCCGGTGCTCGCTCTCGTTGCACCGCTCGCGCATCCGTAGTGTGCGAAGCCTGTCCCCTGTGGGCTGCCTGATTGTAGCACCTGCGCCGGCTGGCGGTCGGCGGCGCGAGCGCCTTGTTCACCATGCCACCCATGAAAGGGTGCCCGTCATGGTTCACCCCTACGCTTCGCTCCGGGGCTCGCGCCTTCTCCGCGCTGCGCGCTCCGTCGCCCGTCCGCGCCTCAAGGTATTGCTCGCTGCGCTGCGCTCCACCTTGCGCGACGGTGCTGATCGTCGGCATCCCTCCGGGGCGGCCGATTTTCGGTTCGGCTCGGGTTGGGGTCCGCGTGGCGCGGCCCGCCACTATGCGCCCTCGTTGGGGCGCTTCAGAACAAGGAAAGTTATGAACTCGATTGAATCCGTTCCCGTTGCTCCCGCTCGCGTCTTTAAGGCGCTTTCGTCCGATGATCTCCGCCGCTGCGCTCCCTCGATCTTTGCCGAGCACGCCCGGCCGGGGGTGTCGTCCCGCTACACGTTCGTTTCCACCCAGCAGGTCGTTGCCCTGCTAGGTGCCGAGGGTTGGGAACCGGTGAAGGCGTCCGAGCAGCGGGTCAGGTTGGAGGACCGCATCGGTTTTCAGATGCACGAAATCCGCTTTGCCCGGCGGATTGACCTAGAGGCCGGGGCCTTTCAGGTCGGCAACACCCGCCCGGAAATGATCCTGCAGAACGCGCACGACGGCAGCCGGGCATACCGCATCGACGCGGGCCTGTATCGGTTGGTG
This portion of the Candidatus Didemnitutus sp. genome encodes:
- a CDS encoding DUF932 domain-containing protein yields the protein MNSIESVPVAPARVFKALSSDDLRRCAPSIFAEHARPGVSSRYTFVSTQQVVALLGAEGWEPVKASEQRVRLEDRIGFQMHEIRFARRIDLEAGAFQVGNTRPEMILQNAHDGSRAYRIDAGLYRLV